GATGATCGTGATCGTGACCACCAAGAAGAACCCGAAGGCCGAGGCACGCGCGGACGCAGAACCGGATGCCGGAATACCGGTAGCCACAACCGAAGACGCCGAGGAGGTCCGCGTCGACGAATCCGCCGACCAAGACCAGACGGACGAAGACCAGACCGACGAAGACACGGGCGAGCTGCTCAACCGCAAGCGTCCCGAGGGCGAGCGCGGCAAGCGCCCCTGGAAGCGCTATCTGCGTCGCAGCGTGCTCCCGGCATTACTCGTTGCGTCACTTGCCGTTTCGGGTTTCCTCGGCTGGCGGCAGTGGCAAGAACATCAGGTCAAGCTGGCCGGCGAACAGGCCCAGCAGGCGGCCATCGCCTACGCGCAGGTGCTGACGAGTATTGATTCCAACAAGGTCGACGAGAACTTCAGGCAGGTGCTCGATGGTGCGACGGGCGAGTTCAAGGACATGTATACCCAGTCCAGCGTCAAGCTTCGCCAGCTGCTGATCGACAACAAGGCGACGGCCCACGGCGTGGTGGTGGACTCGGCGATTCGGTCCGAATCCGCGAACAAGGTTGTCGTGCTGCTCTTCATCGACCAGACGGTCACCAACACTGCCGCACCCGACCCGCGGATCGACCGCAGCAGGATAAAGATGACCATGGAAAAGGTCGACGGTCGCTGGCGGGCAAGCAAGGTCCAGCTGCTGTGATGCGACGAATACTCGCGGCATCGGTAATGATCGCCGCGACAACGATTCCCACCACCGTCACTGCACACGCGTCCGCCCCGTCATTCTGTGGCGAGCTCGGCGGCGACTGGGACGGCCAGTACTGCCGCACCTCTGTGACGTCGGAGCGCAAGGCCGTACGCGACATCAAGGTCGCCGTCCCCGAGGACCTGGTCGACAATCCGACGACGGGCCCGGTGATCCGCGACTACCTGCACACCCTGGTCAACAACTGGAAGTCGGCCAACGTCAGCATGGCGGCCGACAGCTACGGCGAGGAGAACTTCGAAGTATTCCGGCACGGCAACCTGCTCAGCGCGGTGTTCCACGAGGACTACCACGCCGACGGGCCGCAGTTCAACAACGCCTATCGGACCTTCACGTTCGACATGGCGAGCGGCCGGCGGGTGCAGCTGGCGGATCTGACGACGTCAAATCCGCTGACCGCCATTCCCCCACTGGCGCAACCGTTTATCGAGACGGCGCTCAATCAGGCGCCGCCGCCCCACGACCCCGGAACCTACCCCTTCGTGATCGACCGCTGGACTCCGGACAAGGTCTACTCCGGGGCCTACAAGGCTTGGGCGGTGACGCCCGACGAGTTGATCCTCTACATGCCCGACTACCCGGTGGGTCACGACGAGCCCCTCAACTTCACGCCCGGCGCCATGCAGTGGTACATGGACGGGGGCACGGTGCAAGCGCACATCCCGCTGTCGGCCCTGGCGCCGGTGCTGCGCATCTGAGTCGACCGCGAGCGTCCGCAAATTGCCACGCTCACCTGCGTGTCCCCTGGGGGCACCACCCGCTCGCGGGGGAACAAACACGCGCGCTCGCGACGGAGCTCAGTCCTCCGGGTTGTAGCCGAGGTTGGAGCTGAGCCAGCGCTCGGCTTCCCGCAGGGTCCAGCCCTTGCGCTTGGCGTAGTCGGCGACCTGGTCCTGGGCCATCCGGCCGACCACGAAGTACTGCGATTGCGGGTGCGAGAAGTACCAGCCGCTGACGGCGGCACCGGGCCACATCGCCATCGACTCGGTCAGTTCGATGCCGGTCCGCTCGTGGACGTCCATCAACTTCCACAGCGTCACCTTCTCGGTGTGCTCCGGGCACGCCGGGTAGCCGGGGGCGGGGCGGATCCCCTGGTACTTCTCATCGATGAGCGCCTCGTTGTCCAGCTGCTCGTCGGGCTGGAATCCCCAGAACTCCTTGCGGACCCGTTGGTGCATCCGTTCGGCGAAGGCCTCTGCCAGCCGGTCGGCGACCGACTCCAGCAGGATCGCGCTGTAGTCGTCGAGGGCCGCCTTGAACTCCGCGATCTTTTCCTGGCTGCCGAGTCCCGCGGTGACGGCGAAGGCGCCGATGTAGTCGGCCAGACCGGTGTCCTTGGGCGCGATGTAGTCGCCCAGCGACCGGTTCGGGATGCCGTCCCGGTGCTCGCCCTGCTGGCGCAGGTTGTGCAACGTGGTCAGCACCTCGGTACGGGTCTCGTCGGTGTACACCTCGATGTCGTCACCGACCGCGTTCGCCGGGAAGAACCCAACCACGCCGTTGGCGGTCAGCCATTTCTCCTTGATCACGGTGTCGAGCATGTGCTGGGCGTCGTCGTACAGCTTGCGGGCAGCCTCGCCCGAGGAGGGGTTGTTGAGGATGTCGGGGAACCTGCCCTTCATCTCCCAGGCGTTGAAGAACGGCTGCCAGTCGATGTACTCGCGCAGCTCGGCGAGGTCGTAATCCAGGAACTCCCGCACACCGACGCCCTGGGCGGGCACCGGCGGCGTGTAGCCGTCCCACTCGATCGGCGTCCGGTTCGCGCGCGCCATTTGAAGCGTCAGCATCGGCCGCTCGTTCTTCTGGGCGTGCCGTTCGCGCAAGGATGCATAGTCGGCCTCGGTGGCCTCCAGCAGGGCCGGACGCTGCTTGTCGTCGAGGAGCGCGGCGGCGACCGGCACTGAGCGGGAGGCGTCCTTGACCCAGACCACCGGACCGCTACGACGCGGCGCCACCTTCACGGCCGTGTGGGCGCGCGAGGTGGTCGCGCCACCGATCAGCAGCGGGATTTCCAGCCCCTCGCGTTCCATCTCCACGGCGAAGTTGACCATCTCGTCCAGGGACGGGGTGATCAGCCCGGACAGCCCGATGATGTCGGCGTCGTGCTCCTTGGCCGCGTCCAGGATCTTTTGCGCAGGCACCATCACACCGAGGTCGATCACGGTGTAGTTGTTGCACTGCAGCACGACCCCGACGATGTTCTTGCCGATGTCGTGGACGTCGCCCTTGACGGTCGCCATCACGATGGTGCCGTTGGATCTGTCGGCGTCCCCTGGCTGCTTCTCCGCCTCGATGTACGGGAGCAGGTACGCGACCGCCTTCTTCATCACCCGGGCCGACTTCACGACCTGGGGCAGGAACATCTTGCCCGAGCCGAAGAGGTCGCCGACGACGTTCATGCCGTCCATCAGCGGGCCCTCGATCACCTCGATCGGGCGACCACCCGCGGCGGCGATCTCGGCCCGCAATTCCTCGGTGTCGGTATCGACGTGGGCGTCGATGCCCTTGACCAGCGCGTGCGTGATCCGCTCGCGGACCGGCAGGCTGCGCCACTCGGCCGCCCCCGGGTCCTCGGACTTCTCCGAGCTGTTGAACCGTTCGGCGATCTCCAGGAGCCGTTCGGCCGCGTCCTCGCGACGGTTCAGGACGACGTCCTCGATGCGGTCGCGCAGCTCGGGGTCGATCGAGTCGTAGGGCACCAGCGCACCGGCGTTGACGATGCCCATGTCCAGGCCGGCTTTGATGGCATGGAACAGGAACACCGAGTGGATCGCCTCGCGGACGGGGTTGTTGCCCCGGAACGAGAACGACACGTTCGAGATGCCGCCGGAGATGTGCACTCCCGGAAGGTTTTCCTTGATCCAGGCGCAGGCCTCGATGAAGTCGATCCCGTACGTCGCGTGCTCCTCGATGCCGGTCGCCAGCGCGAAGCAGTTCGGGTCGAAGATGATGTCCTCGGGCGGGAAGCCGACCTCTTCGGTCAGGATCCGGTAGGCGCGCCCGCAGATCTGGATGCGCCGCTCCAGGTTGTCGGCCTGGCCCTGCTCGTCGAAGGCCATCACGACGACGGCTGCGCCGTACTTGCGGCACAGCCGGGCCTCGCGGATGAACTTCTCCTCGCCCTCCTTCATGGAGATCGAGTTGACGATCGGCTTGCCCTGCACGTTCTTCAGGCCGGCTTCGATGACCTCCCACTTGGAGGAGTCGATCATCACCGGGACGCGGCTGATGTCCGGCTCGGCCGCGATCAGCTTGGTGAACCGATCCATCGCGGCTACGCCGTCGATCATGCCCTCGTCCATGTTGATGTCGATGACCTGCGCACCGACCTCGACCTGCTGCAGGGCGACCGACAGCGCGGTGTCGTAGTCCTCGGCCTTGATCAGGTTGCGGAACCGGGCGGAGCCGGTGATGTTGGTGCGCTCACCGATGTTCACGAACAGGGAGTCGTCGGTGATGTTGAGCGGCTCCAGGCCCGAGAGCCGGGTGGCCACCGGGACCTCCGGCAGCTCGCGCGGCGGCTTGCCCTCGACGACCTTGGCGATCTCGGCGATGTGCGGCGGTGCCGTTCCGCAGCAACCACCGACGAGGTTGACCAGGCCGGCCTCGGCGAAGTCGGCGATGTAGCTCGCCTGGCGCTCCGGGTCCTCGTCGTATTCGCCGAAGGCGTTGGGCAGGCCGGCGTTCGGGTAGCACGAGACAAAGGTGTCTGCGATCCGCGACATCTCGGCGATGTAGGGCCTCATCTCAGGCGCGCCCAGCGCGCAGTTCAGGCCGACCGCGAGCGGCTTCGCGTGCCTGATGGCGTTCCAGAACGCCTCGGTGACCTGGCCGGACAACGTCCGCCCGGAGGCGTCTGTGATGGTGCCCGAAATGATCACCGGCCAGCGTCGTCCGCGCTCCTCGAACAGCGTCTCGACGGCGAACACCGCCGCCTTGGCGTTCAGCGAGTCGAAGATCGTCTCGATGATGAGGAGGTCCGCACCGCCGTCGACCAGGCCGTTGGCGGCTTCGAGGTAGGCGGCGACCAGCTGGTCGTAGGAGACGTTGCGGGCGCCCGGGTCGTTGACGTCCGGCGAGATCGACGCGGTCCGCGTCGTCGGCCCGATCGCGCCGGCGACGTAGCGGGGCTTCTCCGGGGTGCTGAACTCGTCGGCGGCCGCCCGCGCCAGGGCGGCGCCGGCGTAGTTCAGCTCGTAGCTCAGGTCAGCCATGCCGTAGTCGGAGAGCGAGATCGCGTTCGCGTTGAACGTGTTGGTCTCCAGGATGTCGGCGCCCGCCTCGAGGTACTCGCGGTGGATCCCCTCGATGATCTGCGGCTGCGTCAGGTTGAGCAGGTCGTTGTTGCCCTGAAGAGCCGTCGGCCACTCCGTGAACCGGTCGCCGCGGTAGCCGGCCTCGTCCGGCCGGTCGCGCTGGATCGCCGTGCCCATCGCACCGTCGATCACCATGATCCGCTGGCGCAGAGCTGCCTTTAGCTCATCGGTGCAGTCGGGGCGGATGTTCGGTGCGAAGTTTGTCTCAACGGCGTTCACGTACGTTCCTTCCGTAGCGGAAGGCGTCCTTGACTCTGCCGAGCGTGGCGGATACCGGCAAAAACCGGAGAACCGTTGCAACGCCTCTCGACGGTGAAAAGTCTACGTCGCCACCCGACGTCTGGACGCCCAGCTCGACCCGACCCGCTTCGGCGATCGCGGTGCCCCTGAGCGCCGGCTCGCGGATCTTGTCGGCAATGTCGTAGTTACCAAGGTTAACCAGATTGCAGCCGAACGTATTTCGTCTCGACCGCGTCGACGCCGGCGGTTGAAGTGGTCGAGGCTCAGGTCAGCCGCCCGCAGCTGGGTACCCATCGCTTTGTCGCCGACCATCACCCGCTGCGCCAAAGTGTCCACGATGCCCGTGTCGTAGCGGTAATCGTCAGCGGCAGTCACCCCACAAGGATAGTCGTCCTATGAAATGCGCCCGGAGGTTGACAGGTTGTCCGCATCGTCGCCCGGCGGAAGGCCGTACGCTGATTCTGTGACCCCGCCCGAGGGCTCCCCCTTTGGAGAAGCCGCACTGCCCGAACTGCACAACACCATCGTCGTGGCGGCGTTCGAGGGCTGGAACGACGCCGGTGACGCCGCCAGCGACGCCCTAGAGCACCTCGAGGCGATTTGGGAAGCCGACCCGATCCTGGAGATCGACGACGAGGCCTACTACGACTACCAGGTGAATCGGCCCGTCATCCGGCAGGTCGACGGGGTCACCCGCGAGCTGGTGTGGCCGGCGATGCGGATTTCGCACTGCCGGCCGCCGGGCAGCGACCGCGACGTCGTGTTGATGCACGGGGTGGAACCCAACATGCGCTGGCGCACCTTCTGCGCCGAGCTCGTCGCCATCGCCGACAAGCTCAACGTGGACACCGTGGTCATCCTGGGCGCCCTGCTGGCCGACACCCCGCACACCCGGCCGGTTCCGGTTTCGGGCGCCGCCTACTCCCCCGAGTCGGCCAAACGCTTCGGGCTCGAGGAGAGCCGCTACGAGGGCCCGACCGGCATCGCCGGGGTGTTCCAGGACGCCTGCGTTGCCGCGGGAATTCCAGCGGTGACGTTCTGGGCGGCGGTGCCGCACTACGTGTCGCAACCGCCCAACCCGAAGGCGACGGTGGCGCTGTTGCGCCGCGTCGAGGACGTGCTGGACATCGAGGTGCCGCTGGCGGACCTGCCGACCGAGGCCGAGGAGTGGGAGCAGGCCATCACCGAGATGGCCGCCGAGGACGAGGACCTGGCCGAATACGTGTCGTCGCTGGAGCAGCGCGGCGACGCCGAGGTGGACATGAACGAGGCGCTGGGCAAGATCGACGGCGACGCGCTGGCCGCGGAGTTCGAGCGCTACCTGCGCCGACGGCGCAAATAACCTTTCGCCGAACGTCGACTAGTGGGGGTCGTCAGCGCGATTTTCGCGCAACAACTCGACGTTGGACGCAGACATCGAGCGCCCGAGCGCGGCTACCTGGGCGTCGAGTTGGGGCAGCAGCTCGGCGGCGGGTTTGTGCAGCGGCAGTTCCCCCACCGGGCTGGACAGCACCGGCTTGACCCAGCGGAACAGGGCCACCCATCGCGGGCAGTAGACGCGGTTGCGGCGGCCCTCGATGCCCTTGACGAAGGCGTCCGCGCACTTGTCGACGGTGGTGGTCTTGTTCAGCGGCCACGGGAAGCTGGCGAGCAGTTTGCCGAAGGCGGGCAGGTCGGCCTCGGTGTCGCGGACCAGGGCGGTGTCGATCCACGACATGTGCGACGAACCGACGCTGACGCCGTGGTGGGCGACCTCCAGCCGCAGCGCGTTGGCGAAGATCTCGACGGCGGCCTTCGACGCGTTGTAGGGGGCCAGGCCCGGGCAGGCGGCATACGCGGCCAGCGACGAGACGATCAGCAGGTAGCCGCGGCGCTCGATCAGCGCCGGCAGTGTGGCGCGCACGGTGTTGAAGACCCCGTTCACGTTGACTTCCATCACCCGCCTGAACGCCTCCGGGTCAACCTGCAGCACCGACCCGTAGCTGGCGATGCCGGCGTTGGCCACCACGATGTCGATGCCGCCGAAGCGTTCGACCGCCCGGGCGGCGACGGCCTGCATAGCCGGCAGGTCGCGCACGTCGGCGACCGCGGGCAGCACCCGGTCCTCGCCGAGCTCGGCGGCCAGCGCGGCCAGCTCGGCGTCGTTCAGGTCGGTGAGAACGAGCTTGGCGCCCTTGTTGGCCAGCCGACGGGCGACATGGGCACCGATTCCCCGGGCGCCACCGGTGATGAAAACGACCTTGCCCTGCAGCGACGTCATGGCCGCCAACGTACCGCCTTCACAGTTCCACCCCGAGCAGCGCGTCGATCGCAGTGGCCACCAACCGCGGCGCCTTGGTGTCGTGGCCACCGTATTCGAGGGCGTCGGTTGTCCAGCCATCAAGCGCCGCAAGAGCTTTGGGGGTGTTCAGGTCGTCGGCGAGGTATTGGCGCACCCGCGCGACCACGTCGGCGGCGTCCGGGCCGGCGGTCAGCCCGGCCGCGCTGCGCCAGCGCGCCAGCCGGGCGTTGGCCTCGTCGAGCACCTGCTGGCTCCAGAACCGGTCCACGCGGTAGTGCCCGGACAGCAGCCCCAGCCGGATGACCGCCGGCTCGACGCCTTGGGCCCGCAAGGTCGACACCAGCACCAGGTTGCCGCGGCTCTTGGACATCTTGTGCCCCTCCCAGCCGATCATTCCCGCGTGCACGTAGTGGCGGGCGAACCGTCGCTCGCCCCTGACGCACTCGGCGTGGGCGGCGGTGAATTCGTGGTGCGGGAAGATCAGGTCGCTGCCGCCGCCCTGGATGTCCAGGCCGCTGCCGATGCGGCTGAGCGCGATCGCCGCGCACTCGACATGCCAGCCGGGCCGCCCGGCGCCGAACGGTGACGGCCAACTCGGCTCGCCCGGGCGCGCGGCCCGCCACAGCAGCGCGTCGAGCTCGTCGGTCTTGCCGGACCGGTGCGGGTCGCCGCCGCGTTGCTCGAAGAGTCGCAGCATGGTCTCGCGGTCGTAGCCGGACTCGTAGCCGAACTGCGGCGTGGCGTCCGCCCGGTAGTAGACGTCCGGGTAGTCGCCGTCGACGACGTACGCCGCGCCCGACGCCAGCATCTTCTCGACAAGCTCGATCACCTCGGGGATCGCCTGGGTGGCCGCGACGTACTCGCGGGGCGGCAGGACCCGCAGCGCCGCCATGTCCTCGCGAAAGCGCGCGACCTCGCGGTCGGCGAGTTCGCGCCAGTCGACGCCGTCGCGGTCGGCCCGCTCGAACAGGGGATCGTCGACGTCGGTGACGTTCTGCACGTAGTGCACGGCGTGGCCGAGGTCCAGCCATTGCCGGTGGATCACGTCGAAGGTCAGGTAGGTGGCCGCGTGCCCGAGGTGGGTGGAGTCGTACGGCGTGATGCCGCAGACGTACATCGTCGCGGTCGATCCGGCCGCTACCGGGCGCACCTGCCGGTCGGAGGTGTCATACAGCCGGAGCTCCGGCCCACGCCCCGGCAACACCGGAACCGGTGGAAACGCCCACGACTGCATGCCAACGACTCTAAACGCGGGAGGTTAGCGCCACGCGTCGCGGATGGCGGCCAGCAGGATCGGCGCCAGCTCGGCGCGGCACATCAGGAAGTCGGGCAGGTACGGATCCGACTGGTTGTAGCGCATGGGCGAGCCGTCCAGCCGTGACGCGTGCATGCCGGCGGCCATCACCACCCCGGCCGGCGCCGCCGAGTCCCATTCCCACTGACCGCCCGCGTGCAGGTAGGCGTCGACTTCGCCGTCGATGATGGCCATGGCCTTGGCGCCCGCCGAACCGATCGCCACCGGCTGGATCGCCAACGACTGGCGCATGCGGTGCAGCAGGAAGGGCGGCCGGGTGGCGCTGACGGCGATCCGGAACGTATGCGGGATGCCGACGCGCGCGGCGTCGGCAGTCACGGTGTCGGTGCGGTAAACGGCGTTCCCGCGGGCCGGCAACGACACCGCGGCGTCGGTGATCTCCCGTCGGCCGTTGGTGGGGCGCTGCCACAGCGCAATGTGCACCGCCCAGTCGTCGCGGCCCGGGGTGGTGAACTCCCGGGTGCCGTCCAACGGGTCGATGATCCAGACCCGGTCGCGCCGCAACCGGACCCGGTCGTCGTAGGCCTCCTCGCTGAGCACCGCATCATCAGGGCGCTCGGCGCGCAGCCGCCGCAGGATTAGCTCGTTGGCCAGGGCGTCGCCGGCGTCACCCAACGCCCACGGATGACCGAATCCGATCTCGTCGCGCACCTTCAGCAGCAGTTCCCCCGCGTCGGCGGCGAGTTCGGCGGCCAGAGCGGCGTCGGTCATCTCGTCCGGGCCCTGGCTCACCGACTCAGTATCTCCGACGCCCGCGCCGTGGCCTAAAGCCGTGGCGGCGACCGGGCTACGCCGCGCTTGCCATCGCCTCAGAAGGCCGTGGCGGCGACCGGGCTACGCCGCGCTTGCCATCGCCTCCGAAGGCCGGGGCGGCGACCGGCTACGCCCGGCTACGCCGCGCTTGCCATCGCCTCAGAAGGCCGGCCACGGAATGGGACGGTGCCGGTTGGGTCCGGGCATCACCGGATCGTTGAGCAGCGCGTGCGCGCGCCTGCGCAGCGCCGCGATCTCCGCCCGCGTGATGTGCTCGGCCAATTCATCGCCCAGCGAGCCGGCCAGGGCCTCGGTGAGCCCGGCCACCGCCTCCAGCATTTTCTCGTCGACGGGCTTGCCGGCCCAGCCCCATAGCACCGTGCGGAGTTTGTTCTCCACGTGCAGGCACACACCGTGGTCGACGCCGTAGATGTGGCCCTCGACGTCGCGCAGAACATGGCCACCTTTGCGGTCGGCGTTGTTGACCAACACGTCGAAGACCGCCATCCGCCACAGCCGGATGTCGTCGGCGTGCATCAAGACGACCTCGTCGCCGGCATAGTCGTAGGCCCGTAGCACCGGCAGGTAACCGGGTTGCGGTTCGTTGGCGGGAAACAGGTCGACCAGGTCGGGGCCGGGCCTCGGGTCGGAGTCGGCCGCGTCGCCGGGTTGCTCGACCCAAAGCTGCAGCATGCCCGGACCGGCCGGCCCGTGACGAATCACGGTGTAGGGCACGATGTTCCAACCCAACTGCGTCGACACCAGGTATGCGCCGAGTTCGCGGCCGGCCAGCGTCCCGTCAGGAAAGTCCCACAGCGGGGCCTCACCGGACACCGGCTTGTAGACGCAGTGCACCGTCAATTCGCCGAGCGTGGATTCGCACAGGAAGGTGGCGTTGCTGGCTGAGCGGATACGTCCGATGACCGTCAGCTCGCCGTTGCGCAACGCCTCACGGTCGTCAGGCCTCAAGTTCATCGTCGGGCCCGAGCAGCGCGCTGCGCCTATAGCCGTTGGCGCGCGCGCAGATGTGGCCTTCCGGATCCAACGGTTCGTCGCACAGCGGGCACGGCGGGCGTCCCGCCGAGATGACGCGAGTGGAGCGGGTGGCGAACTGCCGCGCCGACTCCGGCGTCAAGAACACCCGCACCGCGTCGGGGCCCTCTTCGGTGTCATCGAGCACCACCGACGCGTCGAACTCGGCGTCGGTGACGGCCAGCAACTCGACCACTACGGTCTGGGCCTCCGAATCCCAGCCCAGGCCCATGGTTCCGACCCGAAACTCGGCATCGACCGGTGTGATCAGCGGATTCAAGTCCTCCACCTCGGCGGGCTCCGGCGGGACCGGCGTGCCGAACCTGCGATTCACCTCGAGCAGCAGCGCACCGATGCGTTCGGCCAGAACCGCAACCTGCTGCTTTTCCAGCACCACCGACACCACCCGGGAATCGTGCACGGCCTGGATGTAGAAGGTTCGGTTTCCGGGCTGGCCGACGGTCCCGGCCACGAAGCGGTCGGGTGTGCGAAAGACGTGAATTGCGCGGGCCATGGCACCTCCAAAATACCGGCTGTTGCCGTCGCCGTGCGATTCGATTGCCCCG
This genomic interval from Mycobacterium sp. SMC-2 contains the following:
- the metH gene encoding methionine synthase, giving the protein MNAVETNFAPNIRPDCTDELKAALRQRIMVIDGAMGTAIQRDRPDEAGYRGDRFTEWPTALQGNNDLLNLTQPQIIEGIHREYLEAGADILETNTFNANAISLSDYGMADLSYELNYAGAALARAAADEFSTPEKPRYVAGAIGPTTRTASISPDVNDPGARNVSYDQLVAAYLEAANGLVDGGADLLIIETIFDSLNAKAAVFAVETLFEERGRRWPVIISGTITDASGRTLSGQVTEAFWNAIRHAKPLAVGLNCALGAPEMRPYIAEMSRIADTFVSCYPNAGLPNAFGEYDEDPERQASYIADFAEAGLVNLVGGCCGTAPPHIAEIAKVVEGKPPRELPEVPVATRLSGLEPLNITDDSLFVNIGERTNITGSARFRNLIKAEDYDTALSVALQQVEVGAQVIDINMDEGMIDGVAAMDRFTKLIAAEPDISRVPVMIDSSKWEVIEAGLKNVQGKPIVNSISMKEGEEKFIREARLCRKYGAAVVVMAFDEQGQADNLERRIQICGRAYRILTEEVGFPPEDIIFDPNCFALATGIEEHATYGIDFIEACAWIKENLPGVHISGGISNVSFSFRGNNPVREAIHSVFLFHAIKAGLDMGIVNAGALVPYDSIDPELRDRIEDVVLNRREDAAERLLEIAERFNSSEKSEDPGAAEWRSLPVRERITHALVKGIDAHVDTDTEELRAEIAAAGGRPIEVIEGPLMDGMNVVGDLFGSGKMFLPQVVKSARVMKKAVAYLLPYIEAEKQPGDADRSNGTIVMATVKGDVHDIGKNIVGVVLQCNNYTVIDLGVMVPAQKILDAAKEHDADIIGLSGLITPSLDEMVNFAVEMEREGLEIPLLIGGATTSRAHTAVKVAPRRSGPVVWVKDASRSVPVAAALLDDKQRPALLEATEADYASLRERHAQKNERPMLTLQMARANRTPIEWDGYTPPVPAQGVGVREFLDYDLAELREYIDWQPFFNAWEMKGRFPDILNNPSSGEAARKLYDDAQHMLDTVIKEKWLTANGVVGFFPANAVGDDIEVYTDETRTEVLTTLHNLRQQGEHRDGIPNRSLGDYIAPKDTGLADYIGAFAVTAGLGSQEKIAEFKAALDDYSAILLESVADRLAEAFAERMHQRVRKEFWGFQPDEQLDNEALIDEKYQGIRPAPGYPACPEHTEKVTLWKLMDVHERTGIELTESMAMWPGAAVSGWYFSHPQSQYFVVGRMAQDQVADYAKRKGWTLREAERWLSSNLGYNPED
- a CDS encoding tetratricopeptide repeat protein, yielding MIVIVTTKKNPKAEARADAEPDAGIPVATTEDAEEVRVDESADQDQTDEDQTDEDTGELLNRKRPEGERGKRPWKRYLRRSVLPALLVASLAVSGFLGWRQWQEHQVKLAGEQAQQAAIAYAQVLTSIDSNKVDENFRQVLDGATGEFKDMYTQSSVKLRQLLIDNKATAHGVVVDSAIRSESANKVVVLLFIDQTVTNTAAPDPRIDRSRIKMTMEKVDGRWRASKVQLL
- a CDS encoding 3'(2'),5'-bisphosphate nucleotidase CysQ; its protein translation is MTDAALAAELAADAGELLLKVRDEIGFGHPWALGDAGDALANELILRRLRAERPDDAVLSEEAYDDRVRLRRDRVWIIDPLDGTREFTTPGRDDWAVHIALWQRPTNGRREITDAAVSLPARGNAVYRTDTVTADAARVGIPHTFRIAVSATRPPFLLHRMRQSLAIQPVAIGSAGAKAMAIIDGEVDAYLHAGGQWEWDSAAPAGVVMAAGMHASRLDGSPMRYNQSDPYLPDFLMCRAELAPILLAAIRDAWR
- the mshC gene encoding cysteine--1-D-myo-inosityl 2-amino-2-deoxy-alpha-D-glucopyranoside ligase → MQSWAFPPVPVLPGRGPELRLYDTSDRQVRPVAAGSTATMYVCGITPYDSTHLGHAATYLTFDVIHRQWLDLGHAVHYVQNVTDVDDPLFERADRDGVDWRELADREVARFREDMAALRVLPPREYVAATQAIPEVIELVEKMLASGAAYVVDGDYPDVYYRADATPQFGYESGYDRETMLRLFEQRGGDPHRSGKTDELDALLWRAARPGEPSWPSPFGAGRPGWHVECAAIALSRIGSGLDIQGGGSDLIFPHHEFTAAHAECVRGERRFARHYVHAGMIGWEGHKMSKSRGNLVLVSTLRAQGVEPAVIRLGLLSGHYRVDRFWSQQVLDEANARLARWRSAAGLTAGPDAADVVARVRQYLADDLNTPKALAALDGWTTDALEYGGHDTKAPRLVATAIDALLGVEL
- a CDS encoding SDR family oxidoreductase; the encoded protein is MTSLQGKVVFITGGARGIGAHVARRLANKGAKLVLTDLNDAELAALAAELGEDRVLPAVADVRDLPAMQAVAARAVERFGGIDIVVANAGIASYGSVLQVDPEAFRRVMEVNVNGVFNTVRATLPALIERRGYLLIVSSLAAYAACPGLAPYNASKAAVEIFANALRLEVAHHGVSVGSSHMSWIDTALVRDTEADLPAFGKLLASFPWPLNKTTTVDKCADAFVKGIEGRRNRVYCPRWVALFRWVKPVLSSPVGELPLHKPAAELLPQLDAQVAALGRSMSASNVELLRENRADDPH
- a CDS encoding mannan-binding family protein codes for the protein MMRRILAASVMIAATTIPTTVTAHASAPSFCGELGGDWDGQYCRTSVTSERKAVRDIKVAVPEDLVDNPTTGPVIRDYLHTLVNNWKSANVSMAADSYGEENFEVFRHGNLLSAVFHEDYHADGPQFNNAYRTFTFDMASGRRVQLADLTTSNPLTAIPPLAQPFIETALNQAPPPHDPGTYPFVIDRWTPDKVYSGAYKAWAVTPDELILYMPDYPVGHDEPLNFTPGAMQWYMDGGTVQAHIPLSALAPVLRI
- a CDS encoding DUF3090 domain-containing protein translates to MARAIHVFRTPDRFVAGTVGQPGNRTFYIQAVHDSRVVSVVLEKQQVAVLAERIGALLLEVNRRFGTPVPPEPAEVEDLNPLITPVDAEFRVGTMGLGWDSEAQTVVVELLAVTDAEFDASVVLDDTEEGPDAVRVFLTPESARQFATRSTRVISAGRPPCPLCDEPLDPEGHICARANGYRRSALLGPDDELEA
- a CDS encoding SCO1664 family protein, yielding MNLRPDDREALRNGELTVIGRIRSASNATFLCESTLGELTVHCVYKPVSGEAPLWDFPDGTLAGRELGAYLVSTQLGWNIVPYTVIRHGPAGPGMLQLWVEQPGDAADSDPRPGPDLVDLFPANEPQPGYLPVLRAYDYAGDEVVLMHADDIRLWRMAVFDVLVNNADRKGGHVLRDVEGHIYGVDHGVCLHVENKLRTVLWGWAGKPVDEKMLEAVAGLTEALAGSLGDELAEHITRAEIAALRRRAHALLNDPVMPGPNRHRPIPWPAF
- a CDS encoding PAC2 family protein — translated: MTPPEGSPFGEAALPELHNTIVVAAFEGWNDAGDAASDALEHLEAIWEADPILEIDDEAYYDYQVNRPVIRQVDGVTRELVWPAMRISHCRPPGSDRDVVLMHGVEPNMRWRTFCAELVAIADKLNVDTVVILGALLADTPHTRPVPVSGAAYSPESAKRFGLEESRYEGPTGIAGVFQDACVAAGIPAVTFWAAVPHYVSQPPNPKATVALLRRVEDVLDIEVPLADLPTEAEEWEQAITEMAAEDEDLAEYVSSLEQRGDAEVDMNEALGKIDGDALAAEFERYLRRRRK